The proteins below are encoded in one region of Desulfobacterales bacterium:
- the rplK gene encoding 50S ribosomal protein L11, translated as MAKKVVAQVKLQVEAGRATPSPPIGPALGQHGVNIKGFCEAFNAKTANDVGTIIPVIVTIYQDKSFTFITKTPPASVLLKKIVKIAKGSDNPKQSKVAKVTKAQIQEIANQKKEDLNCYDLEAAMKTIEGTARSMGIEVV; from the coding sequence ATGGCTAAAAAAGTCGTTGCGCAAGTTAAATTGCAGGTAGAAGCTGGAAGAGCAACTCCATCTCCACCTATAGGACCTGCTTTAGGACAACATGGAGTTAATATAAAAGGTTTTTGTGAAGCTTTTAATGCAAAAACAGCAAATGATGTAGGAACAATAATACCAGTTATTGTAACAATATACCAAGATAAATCGTTTACGTTCATAACTAAAACACCACCTGCATCAGTTTTATTAAAAAAAATCGTCAAAATTGCTAAAGGTTCAGATAATCCAAAACAATCTAAAGTAGCGAAAGTTACAAAAGCTCAAATTCAAGAAATAGCTAATCAGAAGAAAGAGGATCTAAATTGTTATGATTTGGAAGCCGCAATGAAAACTATTGAGGGTACTGCAAGAAGTATGGGTATTGAGGTAGTATAA
- a CDS encoding 50S ribosomal protein L1: MPKLGKKYQEARIKLDPNNRYDFTEGVKTAISSSYVKFNETVDVAVRLGVDPRHADQMVRGTVVLPYGLGKEVRVLVFAKGEKEKEALEAGADYVGNDELIEKIKGGWFDFDKSVATPDMMGTVGKIGRLLGPRGLMPNAKTGTVTFELAKAIKELKAGKIDFRVEKAGIVHAPMGKVSFGVEKILGNLVAFFDTIIKLKPAGSKGIYVKTITVSTTMGPGIRIDTSHLKDLLIK, encoded by the coding sequence ATGCCGAAGCTGGGAAAAAAATATCAAGAGGCTAGGATTAAGCTTGATCCTAATAATCGTTATGATTTTACGGAAGGGGTCAAAACAGCTATTAGTTCATCATACGTTAAATTTAACGAAACAGTTGATGTTGCTGTTAGATTGGGCGTTGACCCCAGACATGCCGACCAGATGGTAAGAGGAACTGTAGTTCTTCCCTATGGCCTTGGCAAAGAAGTAAGAGTGCTGGTTTTTGCTAAAGGTGAAAAAGAAAAAGAAGCCCTTGAAGCAGGGGCTGATTATGTTGGGAATGATGAACTTATCGAGAAAATAAAAGGTGGTTGGTTTGATTTTGATAAGTCAGTCGCTACTCCAGACATGATGGGTACTGTGGGTAAAATTGGCCGTTTATTAGGCCCGCGAGGTCTTATGCCTAACGCTAAAACGGGAACCGTAACTTTCGAATTAGCAAAGGCAATAAAAGAACTTAAAGCTGGAAAAATAGATTTTAGGGTTGAAAAAGCAGGTATTGTACACGCTCCAATGGGGAAGGTTTCGTTCGGTGTAGAAAAAATTTTAGGAAACTTGGTCGCTTTTTTTGATACAATTATTAAGCTTAAACCTGCCGGAAGTAAAGGGATATATGTAAAAACTATAACAGTTTCTACTACAATGGGGCCAGGTATTAGAATTGATACTTCACATTTGAAGGACCTACTAATTAAATAG